AGGTATGGTATCTAACCTTTTAATTGAAGATATTGTGAGAACAAAAATGTGATACCTGCAACAGTTGTACTGCTAATGGTATTTTAATCAAATAACAAAATGTTTTAATGAAGAAAACCTTTGACTTCAACATCAGAAGTAATTTACTATGGCAACATATAATACATATTCAAAAAGAAATAATAGTCTACCTGATGTATTTAGATATGACATTTTATCATCAAAATTAAAATCACAAATTTTTCATATTTGGAACAAATATTTTAATCAAGAATGCTATGAAGATATACGACCTTTAATTTTTAAGAATATATATCAAATAATTTGTGAAGAAGAAGGAGTGAAAAATTTACACACCAATAGTCCATTTGGAATGCGAAGTAATGAAGTCGAAATTGAAGATTATTTTGAAAAAACAAGGTATGTCGAAAAAGAACTGGATATAATTGAAATTGTTTTTCATAAAATGACAACTGCAGAAGATGTAGGAAGCCGACAGTATAATTTTAAACCTTTTTATTTCTTTAAAGATGCAGTCATCGATCTTAACCAAAGATTTAGAGAAAATGGAGTTGGGTATGAATACAGCAATGGCAAAATTATAAGGGTAGATAACAAACTTCTACACAGAGAAAGCGTGCAGGAAACTTTACAACTTCTAACTGAACCAGAATTTGAAAATGCAAATGAAGAATATTTAAATGCACTTTCTCATTGTAGGAATGGAAGGAAATCTGAAAGCTTAAATGATTGTTTAAAAGCTTTCGAATCAACAATGAAAATTATTTGTAAAATAAAAGGTTTTTCATTTAATGATTCTTATACAGCAAAACCTTTAATTAATACTTTACTATCAAATAAATTTATTCCAGAATACCAACAGAGTCAATTTAATGCCATTAAGCAGCTTTTAGAAAGTAGTGTACCCACAATTAGAAATAAAAATAGCGGTCACGGACAAGGAGCAAAAAAAATTAACATAAGTGAGCCATTGGTGAATTATATGATATATTTAACAGGGTCTACTATTAGATATTTAATTGAAAACCTTAAAGAAGAATGAATTACTTCAGCAACATTGTGTTTTCTTTAAGCCGGGTTTAATTGGTTATCTCCCTATGGCTGTTAATGTTTACAGGAACTTAATGCCAGTCGTGGTGTAAAACGTATACCCATTATTAACCTAATTAGGTTTAGGTTAAGGGAGCAAGATTTTAAAAGTAACAAACTAAAATGATAAAATAGTGACATTACATACAGGCACATTTCTTCCCTCGACACACCGGGGACCTCTTCGCAATCAAAAGAACCTGAAATTTTGCAAACGCACT
This window of the Aquiflexum balticum DSM 16537 genome carries:
- a CDS encoding STM4504/CBY_0614 family protein, which gives rise to MATYNTYSKRNNSLPDVFRYDILSSKLKSQIFHIWNKYFNQECYEDIRPLIFKNIYQIICEEEGVKNLHTNSPFGMRSNEVEIEDYFEKTRYVEKELDIIEIVFHKMTTAEDVGSRQYNFKPFYFFKDAVIDLNQRFRENGVGYEYSNGKIIRVDNKLLHRESVQETLQLLTEPEFENANEEYLNALSHCRNGRKSESLNDCLKAFESTMKIICKIKGFSFNDSYTAKPLINTLLSNKFIPEYQQSQFNAIKQLLESSVPTIRNKNSGHGQGAKKINISEPLVNYMIYLTGSTIRYLIENLKEE